Proteins encoded by one window of Salvia splendens isolate huo1 chromosome 5, SspV2, whole genome shotgun sequence:
- the LOC121803283 gene encoding fatty acyl-CoA reductase 2, chloroplastic-like → MSLKQSVFFTPLVELSTTKFSNKTKLPNLFFGKSKSRNSGKISFSHNGYPYFTAPRHPLESELPTECGEQPPMPTESGTGIGIGIGIGIDSFFEGKNIFITGGTGLLGKTLIEKLLRSTSLGKIFVLVKASDKEAAVERLTKEIMNSDLFVCLREKHGSTYEEYVKSKLIPIVGNICEPNIGMDINSANKIMEEVDVIVESAASTTLNDRYDFLLDINVNAPLRLMRFAKKCKNLKLFVHISTAYVNGIREGIIYEKPLIMGENGRKHDDNDEISSSLFPLDLTDEMNLAMKACIASKEHDTTKELKRLGLERAAYYGWYNAYHMTKAMGEMVLNETRQDVPLLILRPSVVESCYKEPVPGWIQGNRMYDPVIISYGKGQLPAYLADPDLHTDIVPVDFVANTTIAAIAKHGITRKAEVNVYHVATDFVNPLRFNEMFEYIYEHFRAYPLVEYENMVKMRMFDQFSDLSKYLRDRVSERNAVLGEDAKIRKQNKARVAYAEQLCKMYEFIGFFKARFHTGNTRALLEEMSEEEREVFEVDAIKIDWNKYFVDIHIPGLRKHVVNGTRLSV, encoded by the exons atgtcGCTCAAACAAAGTGTTTTCTTCACCCCTTTGGTGGAATTATCCACTACAAAATTTAGCAACAAAACCAAACttccaaatttattttttggtaaGTCAAAATCAAGAAATAGTGGGAAAATTAGTTTCAGCCATAATGGCTATCCCTACTTCACTGCTCCCCGCCACCCTCTTGAATCCGAACTGCCGACGGAGTGCGGCGAGCAGCCTCCGATGCCAACGGAGTCGGGCaccgggatcgggatcgggatcgggatcgggatcgatAGCTTCTTCGAGGGGAAGAACATTTTCATTACCGGTGGAACTGGTCTTCTTGGAAAAA CTTTGATAGAAAAGTTACTGAGATCGACATCCCTAGGAAAAATCTTCGTACTTGTTAAGGCAAGTGATAAGGAGGCTGCGGTTGAAAGACTAACAAaagag attaTGAACTCGGATTTGTTCGTATGTTTACGAGAGAAACATGGGAGCACATACGAAGAATATGTAAAATCTAAgttgataccaattgttggaaATATTTGTGAACCAAATATTGGAATGGATATAAACTCCGCAAACAAAATCATGGAGGAAGTGGATGTGATAGTAGAATCTGCAGCTAGCACAACATTAAATGACAG GTACGATTTTCTACTTGATATAAACGTGAATGCTCCTCTACGCCTCATGAGGTTCGCCAAGAAATGCAAGAATCTCAAGCTTTTTGTGCATATTTCCACTG CTTATGTAAATGGAATAAGAGAAGGGATAATCTACGAAAAACCTTTGATCatgggagaaaatggaagaaaacaTGATGACAACGATGAGATTTCTTCATCCTTGTTTCCTCTAGATTTGACGGATGAGATGAACTTGGCCATGAAGGCGTGCATCGCGTCAAAGGAACACGACACCACTAAAGAGCTCAAGAGGCTCGGCCTAGAAAG GGCTGCATATTATGGATGGTACAATGCGTATCATATGACGAAGGCGATGGGGGAAATGGTCCTTAACGAAACCAGACAAGACGTCCCACTACTTATCCTGAGGCCATCGGTCGTGGAGAGTTGCTACAAGGAGCCCGTTCCTGGATGGATCCAAGGAAATAG GATGTATGACCCGGTAATAATTTCGTACGGGAAAGGACAACTTCCGGCTTATCTAGCTGATCCCGATCTGCACACCGACATT GTTCCAGTAGACTTTGTGGCGAACACGACGATTGCAGCTATTGCGAAGCATGGAATCACGAGAAAGGCCGAAGTTAATGTGTACCACGTGGCAACTGACTTTGTGAACCCTCTAAGATTTAATGAAATGTTCGAATATATATACGAGCATTTTAGGGCATACCCCTTAGTTGAATATGAAAATATGGTGAAAATGAGGATGTTCGACCAGTTTAGCGACTTGTCCAAATACTTGAGAGATCGAGTATCCGAGCGAAATGCAGTGCTTGGCGAGGACGCGAAGATTCGGAAACAAAACAAGGCAAGGGTTGCTTATGCGGAGCAACTATGCAAGATGTATGAGTTCATAGGATTCTTCAAAGCTAG GTTCCATACAGGTAATACTAGGGCTTTGTTGGAAGAGATGTCGGAAGAGGAGAGAGAGGTGTTCGAAGTGGATGCGATAAAGATAGACTGGAACAAGTATTTTGTGGATATTCATATTCCTGGTTTGAGAAAGCATGTGGTCAACGGCACTAGACTCTCTGTCTAA
- the LOC121802690 gene encoding fatty acyl-CoA reductase 2, chloroplastic-like produces MPFTTNIPPKFNGFSMKILGKRNSHFSRRCHPPPFDQAAVSDREEMDAGIGILEFFAGKNIFVTGATGLLGKVIVEKILRSTSVGKIYLLIKAKDKEDAFNRLNCEIINSELFTCLKEKHGKSFEAFVKAKVIAVMGDIGHPNLGMDFESIESIRKDVNVIIHSAASTTFYERYDLLFDTNVNAPQRVMRFAKTCDKLDLFTHISTAYVTEREEGVILEKPLNMGGGLDVADEISLLLKSSPNNIDATNFFIKFGQQRAKLMGWSTTYQLCKAMGEMCLNEMRGDVPLLIIRPACIESCYREPLPGWIQGLRTLGPVIISYGKGILPAYYANPQVPLDVVPADMVANTTIAAIAKQGNRHVAQPIVYHTASSLENPITWFDIFEHLYDYFKETPLIENANISKVKFFNNFEEFSKCLREEIMRHSGGGDDRKIIRRCNAKAEYAEQLCKMYEFPGFLKQRFHTGNTQKLIQEMSKEEKLTFEMDVKNIDWKMYFHEIYFPGVTKYAIN; encoded by the exons ATGCCCTTTACTACCAATATTCCCCCTAAATTTAACGGTTTTAGCATGAAAATTTTAGGCAAAAGGAATTCCCACTTCTCTCGTCGCTGCCATCCGCCACCGTTCGATCAAGCTGCAGTTTCCGATCGAGAAGAGATGGATGCCGGAATAGGAATCCTTGAATTTTTTGCAGGGAAGAACATTTTTGTTACCGGTGCTACCGGCTTACTTGGAAAGG TTATTGTAGAAAAGATATTAAGATCAACATCGGTGGGCAAAATATACTTGCTAATAAAGGCAAAAGACAAGGAAGATGCATTTAATAGATTAAACTGCGAG ATAATAAACTCAGAATTGTTCACGTGTTTGAAAGAAAAACATGGGAAATCTTTTGAAGCATTTGTGAAGGCTAAGGTAATAGCTGTGATGGGAGATATTGGTCACCCAAATCTTGGAATGGATTTTGAAAGTATTGAATCAATTAGAAAAGATGTAAATGTTATTATTCATTCTGCAGCTTCCACTACCTTTTATGAGAG ATatgacttgctatttgatacgAATGTGAACGCGCCTCAACGAGTTATGAGGTTTGCCAAGACATGCGACAAACTCGACCTATTCACACACATATCTACAG CTTATGTTACTGAGAGAGAAGAAGGTGTTATATTGGAAAAGCCATTGAATATGGGAGGAGGCCTTGATGTAGCTGATGAGATTAGCTTGCTTCTCAAATCATCCCCAAACAACATTGATGCCACCAATTTTTTCATAAAGTTTGGCCAACAAAG AGCTAAATTGATGGGATGGAGTACCACTTATCAGTTATGTAAGGCTATGGGTGAGATGTGTTTGAATGAAATGAGAGGAGATGTTCCTTTGCTTATAATTAGGCCAGCTTGCATTGAGAGCTGCTATCGTGAGCCTCTCCCTGGTTGGATACAAGGATTGag gaCGTTGGGACCAGTGATCATTTCATATGGAAAGGGAATACTCCCAGCTTATTATGCAAATCCTCAAGTGCCTTTGGATGTT GTACCGGCAGATATGGTAGCAAATACGACGATTGCAGCTATTGCAAAGCAAGGGAATAGACACGTGGCACAACCTATAGTCTATCATACTGCATCCAGTCTTGAAAACCCTATAACTTGGTTTGACATTTTCGAACATTTATATGATTACTTTAAAGAAACACCTTTGATTGAAAATGCTAATATATCAAAAGTCaaatttttcaataattttgaGGAATTCTCAAAATGTTTGAGAGAGGAAATTATGAGACATAGTGGAGGTGGTGATGATAGAAAGATAATTCGACGTTGCAACGCCAAAGCTGAATATGCTGAACAACTATGTAAGATGTATGAATTTCCTGGCTTCCTCAAACAAAG ATTCCATACAGGGAATACTCAGAAGTTGATCCAAGAAATGTCAAAAGAGGAAAAACTTACATTTGAAATGGATGTGAAAAATATCGACTGGAAAATGTATTTTCATGAGATCTACTTTCCAGGAGTGacaaaatatgcaattaatTAA
- the LOC121803257 gene encoding fatty acyl-CoA reductase 2, chloroplastic-like, whose protein sequence is MLLSNIKFPLAKFPKTSNYNHFPFSNISSVGSKKVLSSGKMKVLIDGYTYFNSPSHPLEAELHHQEFNEAADNGIGILPFFQGKNILLTGATGLLGKVLVEKILRSMSVGKIYVLIKAKDKEAALTRLTNEITNSDLFKTLKQELGDSYEAMVREKLVPIAGNICEPNLGMDSESIARVRKDVDVIIQSAASTILNDRYDLLVDANMSAPQRLMRFAKTCNNLTLFAHISTAYVSGKREGLIMERPFIMGENGRKEELYDESTLLDIIEENNLILKSSSSTTNHDLTKNLKRLAQDRATLFGWHNSYHMTKAMGEMALDDIRGDVPLLIIRPTVIESTYKEPFPGWIQGNRMFDPVIMAYGKGQLPGFFGDSQVIMDIIPVDMVANTTIAAIAKEGNMHGPHPQPRVYHVASSATNPLLYSDFFEYLFHYFNSSPLIPSQEISRIKYFDNFQDFSEYTRNAIHGDKEKMPLKSQNQAKAKAAYADKLCKLYEFIGFFNARFDTGNTEKLIEAMSKEEKLSFEVDARNIEWKKYFEEIHIPGLIKHIINGTI, encoded by the exons ATGTTGCTAAGCAATATCAAGTTTCCTTTGGCAAAGTTCCCCAAAACTAGTAATTATAACCACTTCCCCTTTTCCAATATCAGTAGTGTTGGAAGTAAGAAGGTTTTGTCAAGTGGAAAAATGAAAGTTCTTATTGATGGATACACTTACTTCAACTCTCCTTCTCACCCTCTTGAGGCAGAGCTGCATCATCAAGAATTCAATGAAGCAGCAGATAATGGGATAGGAattcttcctttttttcaaGGGAAGAACATTCTTCTCACCGGTGCTACCGGCCTTCTTGGAAAAg TTCTGGTGGAGAAGATATTAAGATCAATGTCGGTGGGCAAAATCTACGTACTGATCAAGGCAAAGGACAAGGAGGCTGCATTAACCAGATTAACAAATGAA ATAACAAACTCGGACTTATTCAAAACTCTGAAGCAAGAATTGGGGGATTCCTACGAAGCCATGGTAAGGGAGAAGCTGGTACCTATTGCCGGAAATATCTGTGAACCGAATCTCGGAATGGATTCTGAATCTATTGCTCGAGTTAGGAAAGATGTCGATGTCATAATCCAATCCGCAGCTTCCACAATCTTGAACGACAG GTATGACTTGTTGGTGGATGCGAACATGAGTGCCCCTCAAAGATTGATGAGGTTTGCCAAGACATGCAACAATCTCACTCTCTTTGCCCATATTTCTACCG CGTATGTTAGCGGAAAAAGAGAAGGGTTGATAATGGAAAGGCCATTCATAATGGGAGAGAATGGAAGAAAGGAGGAACTTTATGATGAATCAACCCTACTTGATATAATTGAGGAGAATAACTTGATTCTCAAATCATCTTCTTCCACTACCAATCATGACCTTACCAAAAATCTCAAGAGGCTTGCCCAAGACAG AGCAACATTATTTGGATGGCATAATTCATATCACATGACTAAAGCTATGGGAGAAATGGCTCTTGATGACATTAGAGGAGATGTGCCTTTGCTTATTATAAGGCCTACTGTGATTGAGAGCACATATAAAGAGCCTTTCCCTGGATGGATACAAGGAAATAG GATGTTTGATCCTGTCATTATGGCTTATGGGAAAGGACAACTTCCAGGGTTTTTTGGAGACTCCCAAGTGATCATGGATATT ATACCAGTAGATATGGTAGCAAATACAACAATTGCAGCTATTGCCAAGGAGGGCAACATGCATGGGCCACATCCACAACCTAGGGTTTACCATGTTGCATCTAGTGCTACAAATCCCCTATTATATTCTGATTTTTTTGAATACCTTTTCCACTACTTCAACTCATCTCCCCTTATCCCATCTCAAGAAATTTCAAGAATTAAATATTTTGACAATTTCCAAGATTTCTCTGAATACACAAGAAATGCAATCCATGGAGACAAGGAGAAGATGCCACTAAAATCCCAAAATCAAGCTAAAGCCAAAGCTGCATATGCCGACAAACTTTGCAAGCTGTATGAGTTCATAGGGTTTTTCAATGCAAG GTTTGATACAGGGAACACAGAGAAATTAATAGAAGCAATGTCAAAGGAAGAAAAACTTAGCTTTGAAGTGGATGCAAGAAATATAGAGTGGAAGAAGTATTTTGAGGAAATTCATATTCCTGGTCTGATAAAACATATAATCAATGGTACTATATAA
- the LOC121803157 gene encoding 6,7-dimethyl-8-ribityllumazine synthase, chloroplastic-like: MASFAANSSLFSPNSLRSQVKSSPFRCRCISFNNNDKQINLHKGLGLWGEKAGNTESFSQTSAVRHLSGSLTSAEGLRFAIVVARFNEIVTRPLLEGALDTFKRYSVKEEDIDVVWVPGSFEIGLVAEKLGKSRKYQAVLCIGAVIRGDTSHYDAVANSAASGVLSAGLSSGVPCIFGVLTCDDMDQALNRAGGKAGNKGSETALTAIEMASLFEHHLKF; this comes from the exons ATGGCTTCATTTGCTGCAAATTCATCTCTCTTCTCTCCAAATTCGCTCCGCAGTCAAGTAAAGTCTTCACCATTCCGCTGCCGCTGCATTTCCTTTAACAACAACGATAAACAAATCAATCTACACAAAG GTTTGGGATTATGGGGCGAGAAGGCTGGAAACACAGAATCATTCTCTCAGACTTCAGCTGTTCGGCATTTGTCCGGCTCGCTTACCTCAGCTGAGGGGCTCCGTTTTGCTATT GTGGTGGCGCGCTTCAATGAGATCGTCACCAGGCCACTTTTGGAGGGAGCATTGGATACTTTCAAGAGATACTCGGTTAAAGAGGAAGATATTGAT GTTGTATGGGTTCCTGGTAGCTTTGAAATCGGCCTAGTTGctgagaagctcggaaaatcaagaaaatatcAAGCCGTCTTGTGTATTGGGGCTGTG ATTAGAGGCGATACGTCCCACTATGATGCTGTCGCAAATTCTGCTGCTTCTGGAGTATTGTCTGCTGGTCTAAGTTCAG GTGTCCCTTGCATATTTGGGGTTTTGACGTGCGATGACATGGACCAG GCTCTAAATCGAGCTGGTGGTAAGGCGGGAAACAAGGGTTCTGAAACGGCATTGACAGCT ATTGAGATGGCATCTCTGTTTGAGCATCATCTGAAGTTCTGA